A part of Aegilops tauschii subsp. strangulata cultivar AL8/78 chromosome 2, Aet v6.0, whole genome shotgun sequence genomic DNA contains:
- the LOC109777878 gene encoding BTB/POZ and MATH domain-containing protein 1-like — protein MSPRDTGSSFFRKGKVWHPDMGSAVVSSSGYHQIVLDGYSDTEHTPTGKSIDSVPFTIGGYRWVLNGHMVLGFDKLIKRIDFEKSRLMGNNHITIQCDINVVADTGVPAPLLEEVPPSDIRQHIADLLLSKEGADVTFQAELFGSMKEGGTAYVIQIIDMEAKMFGAMLSFIYTDSLPKMETDSMDKGEVSEGKGEESMWLQSLVVAADRYDILRMKLICENKLRACIDVSTVSGILTLAEQHDCPGLKEACLEFLKIPTNLEKVLMADGLDHIVRTCPSLVKELLSKFAS, from the exons ATGTCGCCGAGAGATACGGGCTCGTCTTTCTTCCGTAAGGGCAAGGTGTGGCATCCAGACATGGGATCCGCTGTGGTGTCATCCAGCGGGTACCACCAGATTGTGCTGGATGGCTACTCGGACACCGAGCACACCCCAACTGGCAAGAGCATCGATTCAGTCCCCTTCACCATCGGAGGATACCGCTGGGTTCTCAA CGGTCATATGGTTCTGGGGTTTGACAAACTTATCAAAAGAATTGACTTTGAAAAGTCGCGTCTCATGGGAAATAATCATATCACCATACAGTGTGACATCAACGTCGTCGCGGACACCGGCGTCCCCGCACCGCTTCTTGAAGAGGTCCCACCATCTGATATACGACAGCATATTGCTGATCTCTTGTTGAGCAAGGAAGGTGCTGATGTGACATTCCAG GCGGAGCTCTTTGGCTCCATGAAGGAGGGTGGCACTGCATATGTCATACAGATAATTGACATGGAAGCAAAAATGTTTGGCGCCATGCTTAGTTTCATCTACACTGACTCGTTGCCCAAGATGGAGACAGATAGCATGGACAAAGGAGAGGTGTCGGAAGGCAAAGGAGAAGAATCAATGTGGCTGCAATCCTTGGTTGTTGCGGCAGATAGATATGATATCCTGAGGATGAAATTGATATGCGAAAACAAGTTGCGAGCGTGCATTGACGTGAGCACGGTGTCTGGCATTCTAACTCTAGCTGAGCAGCACGATTGCCCTGGGCTGAAGGAGGCATGCTTGGAGTTCCTCAAAATTCCTACAAATTTAGAGAAAGTATTGATGGCTGATGGCCTGGACCATATAGTTCGAACCTGCCCCTCCCTTGTCAAGGAGCTCCTGTCCAAGTTTGCTTCCTAA
- the LOC109777879 gene encoding putative B3 domain-containing protein Os04g0676650 isoform X2 codes for MADANGSPSPSPQHSSGGEAVTGDFVAVPGAGPHASFQALLASVGGHDPHGAVANVLAQRQYQEYEQLFGPPGPLIQAPPQPMPLQVQAPSPTPPPPHCAQSNLLMPAGTHNYQHWQPPAPQIGVAAAPRQAPMGLGAGVFGDWTMYNVNSTVVSVACGSSSSVRGNNNNGYHQSSRLCSPTAWPNNFMPPPTSPYSVYPHGIQQQQGHQQAITYNANNNNHQQGFVSNFTVDPPLLPAQCFQPISPASNNRSSPQYLDEARYAKRAKRRTQKRKNSEDPPEMGSENAMMLDENHNFSNQAQQFFTTRFNCKDYHMIVWKELTNSDVGNIGRIVVPKRDAEANLPALLERDGLILKMEDMRLPVTWNFKFRYWPNNKSRMYVLESTGEFSKNHNLETQDTFIIYKSLESGKFLVRGEKVTGQCPTLICPECKEQGRIYNKQCGFTRNLHAKKRR; via the exons ATGGCCGACGCGAACGGatcgccctcgccgtcgccgcagcACTCCTCCGGCGGCGAGGCCGTGACCGGCGACTTCGTGGCGGTGCCGGGCGCCGGCCCGCACGCGTCGTTCCAGGCGCTGCTCGCGTCCGTGGGCGGCCACGACCCGCACGGCGCCGTGGCGAACGTCCTGGCGCAGCGCCAGTACCAGGAGTACGAGCAGCTGTTCGGCCCCCCCGGCCCGCTGATCCAGGCGCCGCCGCAGCCAATGCCCCTCCAGGTCCAGGCCccctcgccgaccccgccgccgccgcactgcGCCCAGTCCAACCTGCTGATGCCCGCCG GGACGCACAACTACCAGCACTGGCAGCCCCCCGCCCCCCAGATCGGCGTCGCGGCGGCGCCGCGGCAGGCCCCGATGGGACTGGGAGCAGGGGTTTTTGGGGACTGGACCATGTACAACGTCAACAGCACGGTCGTGTCTGTCGCCTGCGGTAGCAGCAGCAGCGTCCGCGGCAACAACAACAATGGCTACCATCAGAGCTCCAGGCTGTGCTCCCCCACTGCATGGCCCAACAACTTCATGCCGCCGCCGACGAGCCCTTACAGTGTTTACCCTCATGgcatacagcagcagcaggggcACCAACAAGCTATCACCTACAATGCCAACAATAATAATCATCAGCAAG GCTTTGTATCCAACTTCACGGTGGATCCACCATTACTACCTGCTCAGTGCTTTCAACCAATATCTCCGGCGTCAAACAATCGCTCTTCTCCACAATACCTCGACGAGGCCAGATACGCCAAAAGGGCCAAGAGGCGCACCCAGAAGAGGAAGAATTCAGAG GACCCGCCTGAGATGGGAAGTGAAAACGCCATGATGCTAGATGAGAATCACAACTTCAGCAACCAGGCCCAGCAATTTTTCACTACT AGGTTCAACTGTAAAGACTACCATATGATTGTGTGGAAGGAGTTGACCAATAGTGATGTTGGAAATATTGGAAGAATTGTAGTGCCAAAG AGGGATGCCGAGGCTAACCTTCCAGCTTTGCTTGAAAGGGATGGCCTGATACTCAAGATGGAGGACATGAGGCTTCCTGTTACATGGAACTTTAAGTTCAG GTACTGGCCTAACAACAAGAGCAGGATGTATGTCTTGGAAAGTACTG GAGAATTTTCAAAGAACCATAATCTAGAGACACAAGACACCTTCATCATCTACAAAAGCCTTGAGTCCGGCAAATTT CTTGTCCGTGGGGAGAAGGTGACTGGGCAGTGCCCTACCTTAATTTGTCCGGAATGCAAGGAGCAAGGCCGCATTTACAACAAACAATGCGGGTTCACCAGGAACCTGCACGCCAAGAAAAGAAGATAG
- the LOC109777879 gene encoding putative B3 domain-containing protein Os04g0676650 isoform X1 produces the protein MADANGSPSPSPQHSSGGEAVTGDFVAVPGAGPHASFQALLASVGGHDPHGAVANVLAQRQYQEYEQLFGPPGPLIQAPPQPMPLQVQAPSPTPPPPHCAQSNLLMPAGTHNYQHWQPPAPQIGVAAAPRQAPMGLGAGVFGDWTMYNVNSTVVSVACGSSSSVRGNNNNGYHQSSRLCSPTAWPNNFMPPPTSPYSVYPHGIQQQQGHQQAITYNANNNNHQQGNSGFVSNFTVDPPLLPAQCFQPISPASNNRSSPQYLDEARYAKRAKRRTQKRKNSEDPPEMGSENAMMLDENHNFSNQAQQFFTTRFNCKDYHMIVWKELTNSDVGNIGRIVVPKRDAEANLPALLERDGLILKMEDMRLPVTWNFKFRYWPNNKSRMYVLESTGEFSKNHNLETQDTFIIYKSLESGKFLVRGEKVTGQCPTLICPECKEQGRIYNKQCGFTRNLHAKKRR, from the exons ATGGCCGACGCGAACGGatcgccctcgccgtcgccgcagcACTCCTCCGGCGGCGAGGCCGTGACCGGCGACTTCGTGGCGGTGCCGGGCGCCGGCCCGCACGCGTCGTTCCAGGCGCTGCTCGCGTCCGTGGGCGGCCACGACCCGCACGGCGCCGTGGCGAACGTCCTGGCGCAGCGCCAGTACCAGGAGTACGAGCAGCTGTTCGGCCCCCCCGGCCCGCTGATCCAGGCGCCGCCGCAGCCAATGCCCCTCCAGGTCCAGGCCccctcgccgaccccgccgccgccgcactgcGCCCAGTCCAACCTGCTGATGCCCGCCG GGACGCACAACTACCAGCACTGGCAGCCCCCCGCCCCCCAGATCGGCGTCGCGGCGGCGCCGCGGCAGGCCCCGATGGGACTGGGAGCAGGGGTTTTTGGGGACTGGACCATGTACAACGTCAACAGCACGGTCGTGTCTGTCGCCTGCGGTAGCAGCAGCAGCGTCCGCGGCAACAACAACAATGGCTACCATCAGAGCTCCAGGCTGTGCTCCCCCACTGCATGGCCCAACAACTTCATGCCGCCGCCGACGAGCCCTTACAGTGTTTACCCTCATGgcatacagcagcagcaggggcACCAACAAGCTATCACCTACAATGCCAACAATAATAATCATCAGCAAGGTAATTCAG GCTTTGTATCCAACTTCACGGTGGATCCACCATTACTACCTGCTCAGTGCTTTCAACCAATATCTCCGGCGTCAAACAATCGCTCTTCTCCACAATACCTCGACGAGGCCAGATACGCCAAAAGGGCCAAGAGGCGCACCCAGAAGAGGAAGAATTCAGAG GACCCGCCTGAGATGGGAAGTGAAAACGCCATGATGCTAGATGAGAATCACAACTTCAGCAACCAGGCCCAGCAATTTTTCACTACT AGGTTCAACTGTAAAGACTACCATATGATTGTGTGGAAGGAGTTGACCAATAGTGATGTTGGAAATATTGGAAGAATTGTAGTGCCAAAG AGGGATGCCGAGGCTAACCTTCCAGCTTTGCTTGAAAGGGATGGCCTGATACTCAAGATGGAGGACATGAGGCTTCCTGTTACATGGAACTTTAAGTTCAG GTACTGGCCTAACAACAAGAGCAGGATGTATGTCTTGGAAAGTACTG GAGAATTTTCAAAGAACCATAATCTAGAGACACAAGACACCTTCATCATCTACAAAAGCCTTGAGTCCGGCAAATTT CTTGTCCGTGGGGAGAAGGTGACTGGGCAGTGCCCTACCTTAATTTGTCCGGAATGCAAGGAGCAAGGCCGCATTTACAACAAACAATGCGGGTTCACCAGGAACCTGCACGCCAAGAAAAGAAGATAG
- the LOC109777880 gene encoding transcription factor SRM1 isoform X2 yields MAAEEASSSGGGEEGSGAGAGGWTREQEKAFENALATVDEEEGEAMWDKIADAVEGKTPEEVRRHYELLVEDVDGIEAGRVPLLVYAGDGDEGGSGGGAGGSGGGGGGGGKKSGGGGGGHGEKGSSKSAEQERRKGIAWTEDEHRLFLLGLEKYGKGDWRSISRNFVISRTPTQVASHAQKYFIRLNSMNRERRRSSIHDITSVNGEASAAQGPITGTNGQAAVPGKSPKQSPHQPGNLPPGVDAFGTTIGQPVGGPLVSAVGTPVTLPVAAPPHMGYAMHAPVPGTVVPRAPMYPMPPPPSR; encoded by the exons ATGGCGGCGGAAGAGGCGAGCAGCAGCGGCGGGGGTGAGGAGGGGTCCGGCGCCGGGGCCGGCGGGTGGACGCGGGAGCAGGAGAAGGCGTTCGAGAACGCGCTGGCCACGGTGGACGAGGAGGAAGGGGAGGCCATGTGGGACAAGATAGCCGACGCCGTCGAGGGCAAGACGCCCGAGGAGGTCCGGCGGCACTACGAGCTGCTCGTGGAGGACGTGGACGGCATCGAGGCCGGCCGCGTGCCGCTGCTCGTCTAcgccggcgacggcgacgaggggggctccggcgggggggctgggggcagcggcggcggcgggggcgggggcgggaaGAAGAGCggcggaggagggggagggcaCGGGGAGAAGGGCTCGTCCAAGTCCGCCGAGCAGGAGCGCCGCAAGGGGATCGCCTGGACCGAGGACGAGCACAG GTTGTTCCTTCTTGGACTTGAAAAGTATGGCAAAGGTGACTGGAGGAGCATCTCAAGGAACTTCGTGATCTCAAGGACGCCCACTCAGGTCGCCAGTCACGCCCAGAAGTACTTCATCCGCCTCAACTCGATGAACAGGGAGAGGCGGCGATCAAGCATTCACGACATCACCAGCGTGAACGGAGAGGCATCAGCTGCTCAGGGCCCAATCACAGGCACAAATGGGCAGGCCGCAGTCCCTGGCAAGTCCCCCAAGCAATCTCCGCACCAGCCAGGGAACCTGCCTCCAGGCGTGGACGCCTTCGGCACCACCATCGGGCAGCCGGTGGGCGGCCCCCTCGTGTCCGCCGTCGGCACCCCGGTCACGCTCCCTGTCGCCGCCCCGCCTCACATGGGATACGCCATGCACGCCCCGGTCCCAGGGACCGTGGTGCCCCGGGCTCCGATGTACCCGATGCCGCCCCCGCCGTCCCGGTGA
- the LOC109777880 gene encoding transcription factor SRM1 isoform X1, whose amino-acid sequence MSAMVTEEGSRFGSGGWMWEQDMVFESTPALVDLEKGEAVWNNMAGVVEVKGSGSGSGPGGWTWEQNKAFENALALVDLGEGEAVWNKIADAVGGKTAEEIKRHYELLVADVDAIEAGRVPLPVYTDGGSPEEGGSGGKKGGGRVGGGRGGHGPKGSSKSVEQEGRKGILWTEDEHRLFLLGLEKYGKGDWRSISRNFVISRTPTQVASHAQKYFIRLNSMNRERRRSSIHDITSVNGEASAAQGPITGTNGQAAVPGKSPKQSPHQPGNLPPGVDAFGTTIGQPVGGPLVSAVGTPVTLPVAAPPHMGYAMHAPVPGTVVPRAPMYPMPPPPSR is encoded by the exons ATGTCGGCCATGGTGACTGAGGAGGGGTCCAGGTTCGGGTCCGGAGGGTGGATGTGGGAGCAGGACATGGTATTCGAGAGTACGCCGGCGTTGGTGGATCTGGAGAAGGGCGAGGCTGTGTGGAACAACATGGCCGGCGTCGTTGAGGTGAAGGGGTCCGGATCCGGGTCTGGGCCCGGAGGGTGGACATGGGAGCAGAACAAAGCGTTTGAGAATGCGCTGGCGTTGGTGGATCTCGGGGAGGGTGAGGCAGTGTGGAACAAGATAGCTGATGCTGTTGGGGGGAAGACAGCCGAGGAGATCAAGCGGCACTATGAGCTGTTGGTGGCGGATGTGGACGCCATAGAGGCGGGCCGGGTGCCGCTTCCCGTGTACACTGATGGCGGGAGTCCTGAGGAGGGAGGCTCCGGCGGGAAGAAGGGCGGCGGTAGGgtaggaggaggacgcggagggCATGGGCCGAAGGGTTCGTCCAAGTCTGTCGAGCAGGAGGGCCGGAAGGGGATCCTCTGGACTGAGGATGAGCACAG GTTGTTCCTTCTTGGACTTGAAAAGTATGGCAAAGGTGACTGGAGGAGCATCTCAAGGAACTTCGTGATCTCAAGGACGCCCACTCAGGTCGCCAGTCACGCCCAGAAGTACTTCATCCGCCTCAACTCGATGAACAGGGAGAGGCGGCGATCAAGCATTCACGACATCACCAGCGTGAACGGAGAGGCATCAGCTGCTCAGGGCCCAATCACAGGCACAAATGGGCAGGCCGCAGTCCCTGGCAAGTCCCCCAAGCAATCTCCGCACCAGCCAGGGAACCTGCCTCCAGGCGTGGACGCCTTCGGCACCACCATCGGGCAGCCGGTGGGCGGCCCCCTCGTGTCCGCCGTCGGCACCCCGGTCACGCTCCCTGTCGCCGCCCCGCCTCACATGGGATACGCCATGCACGCCCCGGTCCCAGGGACCGTGGTGCCCCGGGCTCCGATGTACCCGATGCCGCCCCCGCCGTCCCGGTGA